One genomic region from Jilunia laotingensis encodes:
- a CDS encoding TIGR04149 family rSAM-modified RiPP: MKTDKLKLHEISGSELNELEMCRVLGGGEVGCCQCGCKYANNGGSSTSANNSANNAGGLTSDGSQQCCKYEGGTIEGGDLWGGKIEIDPYIAEQDNLCPPRPVIP; encoded by the coding sequence ATGAAAACTGACAAGTTGAAATTACATGAAATTTCGGGTTCTGAGTTGAATGAGCTTGAGATGTGTCGCGTTTTAGGCGGTGGTGAAGTTGGTTGTTGCCAATGTGGGTGCAAATATGCTAACAATGGCGGTTCTTCCACAAGTGCAAATAACAGTGCTAATAATGCTGGTGGGCTTACTTCGGACGGTAGTCAGCAATGCTGCAAGTATGAAGGAGGGACTATTGAAGGAGGGGATCTTTGGGGTGGGAAAATAGAAATTGATCCCTATATAGCTGAGCAAGATAATCTTTGTCCTCCACGTCCAGTAATTCCGTAA
- a CDS encoding phage tail protein, whose protein sequence is MAEEKQHNICQPTAFYFNLQTVGSSTRRDIDFLEVFGFSAEMESQEIDGHQRYVPGSMRHGNIICKRPIRPLRKSELSLWTSQMMPEGANKDLTTCDLLITLLSPTGTREAAWLITKVYLVKWDVAGFDLENNDVALETIEFAYDTIQRIQ, encoded by the coding sequence ATGGCAGAGGAAAAACAACATAACATATGCCAGCCAACGGCTTTTTATTTCAACTTACAAACCGTGGGATCCTCCACAAGAAGAGATATAGATTTTCTGGAAGTATTTGGATTTTCAGCGGAAATGGAATCTCAAGAAATAGATGGACATCAGAGATATGTTCCCGGGTCGATGAGACATGGAAATATTATTTGTAAACGCCCGATTAGGCCTTTGCGGAAGAGTGAACTGTCTTTGTGGACTTCTCAAATGATGCCAGAAGGGGCTAATAAAGATTTGACAACATGTGATCTATTGATTACTTTGTTATCTCCGACAGGAACACGTGAAGCTGCCTGGTTAATAACTAAAGTTTATCTTGTGAAATGGGATGTGGCCGGATTTGATTTAGAGAATAACGATGTTGCACTCGAAACGATTGAATTTGCATATGATACGATACAGCGAATACAGTAA
- a CDS encoding phage tail sheath family protein, which translates to MGSIKTPGVYITEKRAFADSVVEVATAVPAFIGYTEMAVNGNASLLNKPFRITSMAEYHTYFGGAPTPLFSLPDAAEGETPTLVCGEKKVMVKQISLPFTLYYQMLMFFGNGGGPCYIVSVGDYKAEELSADALKAGIEILLKEQEPTMVLCPEAVGLKDKELCYSVQTAMLRHCGYDMRNRMAILDVYDGYKDRRDPAGDVINDFREGIGSSFLDFGAVYYPWVNTSIMQDRDLSFLNFDSDSLKALMGEELKEYPEEKQSLIKEQIDKIGTELDLIAQDALNKTLQQISSIYRSTLNEAKRIQNLLSPSAAMAGIYTMVDNTRGVWKAPANVSVNLVRCPAVLITHEEYDDLNVPLSGKSVNVIRMLVGEGIKVWGARTLEGNSLDWRYINVRRTMIMLEESLKNAVRAYVFHPNSAHTWIDIKSMIESFLRSIWKRGGLAGATPEDAFSVHVGLGDTMTPEDILEGVLRVTVLVAIVRPAEFIEITFQQQMQES; encoded by the coding sequence ATGGGATCAATTAAAACACCTGGCGTCTACATTACAGAGAAAAGGGCATTCGCTGATTCTGTAGTAGAAGTTGCTACCGCAGTACCTGCCTTTATCGGTTATACCGAGATGGCCGTCAATGGCAATGCCTCTTTGCTTAACAAGCCGTTTCGCATCACATCAATGGCAGAATATCATACTTATTTTGGAGGTGCCCCGACTCCTTTGTTTTCTTTGCCGGATGCTGCAGAAGGAGAGACACCTACTCTGGTGTGCGGTGAAAAGAAAGTAATGGTGAAACAAATTAGCTTACCATTCACACTTTATTATCAGATGTTGATGTTTTTTGGTAATGGTGGTGGACCCTGTTACATTGTTTCCGTAGGTGATTATAAAGCCGAGGAGCTGAGTGCGGATGCTCTTAAAGCAGGTATAGAGATTCTACTGAAAGAACAGGAACCAACAATGGTGCTTTGCCCTGAAGCGGTAGGTTTAAAGGATAAGGAATTGTGCTATAGTGTTCAGACTGCAATGTTGAGGCATTGTGGCTATGATATGCGCAATCGTATGGCTATTCTTGATGTATATGATGGCTATAAAGACAGACGCGACCCGGCTGGTGACGTAATTAATGATTTCCGTGAGGGAATAGGTAGCTCATTTCTTGACTTTGGCGCAGTTTATTATCCATGGGTTAATACATCCATTATGCAAGACCGTGATTTATCGTTCTTGAATTTTGATTCAGATTCACTAAAGGCATTGATGGGCGAAGAGCTGAAGGAATATCCTGAAGAAAAACAGTCGCTTATTAAGGAACAAATTGATAAGATTGGAACAGAGTTAGATTTAATAGCTCAAGATGCGTTGAACAAGACATTGCAACAGATTTCTTCGATTTACAGATCAACCTTAAATGAAGCTAAACGCATACAGAATCTTTTGTCGCCTTCGGCAGCTATGGCGGGTATCTATACGATGGTGGATAATACCCGTGGAGTATGGAAAGCCCCTGCCAATGTTTCTGTTAACTTGGTCAGATGTCCGGCTGTGCTTATTACTCATGAAGAGTATGACGACTTGAATGTTCCTTTAAGTGGAAAATCTGTCAATGTAATACGCATGCTTGTTGGCGAAGGTATCAAAGTATGGGGTGCCCGTACGTTGGAGGGAAATTCACTTGACTGGCGTTACATCAATGTACGCCGTACAATGATTATGCTGGAAGAATCTCTAAAGAATGCAGTACGTGCTTATGTATTCCATCCGAATTCAGCACATACCTGGATTGACATAAAGAGTATGATTGAGAGTTTTCTACGTAGTATTTGGAAACGTGGTGGACTTGCCGGTGCTACTCCTGAAGATGCATTCAGTGTGCATGTGGGGCTGGGTGATACAATGACTCCCGAAGATATTTTGGAAGGAGTGTTACGTGTCACGGTCTTAGTTGCTATTGTGCGTCCGGCTGAATTTATTGAAATCACCTTCCAACAACAAATGCAGGAAAGCTGA
- a CDS encoding DUF3244 domain-containing protein — protein sequence MKTQFLFLTLVIFSCIVKAQDVSVSDKFVVFQGHVFLSGGWRGETEEDSNQRSASFVPIDAVIDNGVLSIDFWDIVDNVTITISREDSPEVYSKSLFVNETAQLTFSINTYTPGIYLLEFSNPDGGYVSGWFEVK from the coding sequence ATGAAAACACAATTTCTATTTTTGACATTAGTTATTTTCAGTTGTATAGTAAAAGCACAGGATGTAAGTGTGAGCGATAAGTTTGTTGTTTTTCAGGGGCACGTTTTTCTATCGGGGGGATGGAGAGGTGAAACTGAAGAAGATTCAAATCAACGCTCCGCATCCTTTGTGCCTATTGATGCTGTTATTGATAATGGAGTTCTTTCAATTGACTTTTGGGATATTGTGGACAATGTTACGATAACCATTTCCCGCGAAGATAGTCCGGAAGTTTATTCTAAATCTCTTTTTGTAAATGAAACGGCTCAACTTACCTTTTCCATCAATACTTATACACCGGGCATTTATTTACTTGAATTCTCCAATCCGGACGGAGGATACGTTTCGGGATGGTTTGAGGTGAAGTAG
- a CDS encoding site-specific integrase, whose product MMRSTFKTVFYVNGSKEKSGIVPIMGRVTINGTIAQFSCKQSISKELWDAKANRAKGKSRKSMDVNHALDNIKAQIAKHYQRLSDREAFVTAEMVRNAYQGIGTEYETVLRAFDKMNADFAKRVGKDRSERTYRKYLTVRKYVAEFMKNHYKRSDMGMNELTEEFIHDYCLYLRNEVGLAQSSVWIYSIPLKHIVTSAHYHGKIPRNPFAQYHVNPDHKERGFLTENEIKAMSTIELENANFAIARDIFIFGCWTGISFVDIKNLTTDNIVELNGSRWIVSKRQKTGVPFQIKLMDIPAQIIERNKPFRNGKNLFNINSYDMVNRRIKTVAKMCGIEKNISFHLSRHSFAVLALNYGMPIESVSKILGHTNITTTQIYAKVTNTKLENDISAFEDKVSGHFTI is encoded by the coding sequence ATTATGAGAAGTACATTTAAGACTGTCTTCTATGTAAATGGAAGCAAAGAGAAGAGTGGAATTGTCCCTATCATGGGACGGGTTACCATCAATGGGACGATTGCTCAGTTCAGTTGTAAACAGAGTATATCCAAGGAGTTATGGGATGCCAAAGCTAATCGGGCTAAAGGTAAGAGCCGTAAGTCTATGGATGTTAATCATGCGCTTGATAATATCAAGGCGCAGATAGCAAAGCATTACCAGCGGCTTTCTGACCGGGAGGCATTTGTAACTGCCGAAATGGTACGCAATGCCTATCAAGGTATCGGCACAGAGTATGAAACGGTGTTACGTGCCTTTGATAAGATGAATGCGGATTTTGCCAAACGTGTTGGGAAAGACCGTTCGGAGCGTACATACCGTAAATATCTTACCGTAAGGAAATATGTCGCCGAATTTATGAAAAACCATTATAAGCGTTCGGATATGGGGATGAATGAACTGACGGAAGAGTTTATCCATGATTATTGTCTGTATCTACGTAACGAGGTCGGACTTGCCCAATCTTCCGTATGGATATATTCCATACCATTGAAGCATATCGTAACTTCCGCTCATTACCACGGGAAGATACCGAGAAATCCATTTGCACAATATCATGTGAATCCTGACCATAAGGAACGTGGCTTCTTGACAGAGAACGAAATCAAAGCCATGAGTACAATCGAATTGGAAAATGCCAATTTCGCTATTGCAAGGGACATTTTTATTTTCGGATGCTGGACGGGTATATCATTCGTGGACATCAAAAATCTCACCACAGACAATATCGTGGAACTGAATGGCTCACGTTGGATTGTATCCAAAAGGCAGAAAACAGGTGTGCCGTTTCAAATCAAGCTGATGGACATTCCCGCTCAAATAATTGAGCGAAATAAGCCATTCAGAAATGGTAAGAATTTGTTCAACATAAATTCTTACGACATGGTAAATAGGCGCATCAAGACTGTGGCAAAAATGTGTGGAATAGAAAAGAACATTTCATTTCACCTGAGCCGGCATTCCTTCGCTGTTTTAGCCCTTAATTATGGTATGCCAATAGAAAGTGTCAGCAAAATACTCGGACATACAAATATCACTACTACGCAGATTTATGCAAAAGTGACCAACACGAAACTTGAAAACGACATTTCTGCTTTTGAAGATAAGGTTAGCGGACATTTCACCATATAA